The Candidatus Krumholzibacteriia bacterium genome includes a region encoding these proteins:
- a CDS encoding SDR family oxidoreductase, whose product MKGVLDGKVALVTGAGSGIGRACAVAMAADGAKVVVSDITPAEETLEDIRRLGGEAIFTRCDVSKSAEVGALVQSAIKHYGRLDCACNNAGIGGVNALTGDYPEDSWEQVIGVNLTGVWLCTKHEIAAMLEHGGGSIVNMASILGTVGFAGAAAYVSAKHGVLGLTKTAAIEYAPRGIRVNAVCPGFIETPLLEHAGISKGTETYTAIAGLHPMKRMGTPEEVAAMVVWLCSDAASFVTGTSMLVDGGYTAP is encoded by the coding sequence ATGAAGGGTGTTCTGGACGGCAAGGTGGCGCTGGTGACCGGCGCCGGTTCGGGTATCGGCCGGGCGTGCGCGGTGGCGATGGCGGCCGACGGGGCGAAGGTGGTTGTTTCCGACATCACCCCCGCGGAAGAAACGCTGGAAGATATCCGCAGGCTCGGGGGCGAGGCGATCTTCACCCGCTGCGACGTTTCGAAATCCGCCGAGGTCGGCGCCCTGGTTCAATCGGCGATAAAACACTACGGCCGCCTGGACTGCGCGTGCAACAACGCCGGCATCGGCGGGGTCAACGCGTTGACCGGTGATTACCCCGAGGACTCGTGGGAGCAGGTGATCGGTGTCAACCTGACCGGTGTGTGGCTGTGCACGAAACACGAGATCGCGGCCATGCTGGAACACGGCGGCGGTTCCATCGTGAACATGGCGTCGATCCTGGGGACGGTTGGTTTTGCCGGGGCGGCCGCGTACGTCTCCGCCAAGCACGGCGTCTTGGGGCTCACGAAGACCGCCGCCATCGAATACGCCCCGCGTGGCATCCGCGTCAACGCGGTGTGTCCCGGATTCATCGAGACGCCGCTGCTCGAACACGCCGGCATATCAAAGGGCACCGAAACGTACACCGCCATCGCCGGCCTGCACCCGATGAAACGCATGGGAACACCGGAGGAAGTGGCGGCGATGGTGGTCTGGTTGTGCTCCGACGCCGCATCGTTTGTAACCGGCACGTCCATGCTGGTGGACGGCGGCTACACCGCACCCTGA
- a CDS encoding carboxymuconolactone decarboxylase family protein: MAYIPYIHEDEIPGDARVPDTDHIIRIHGVHPAVMRHHYDLYRELMYAPGPLTRRQRELIAVRVSGINGCHY; encoded by the coding sequence ATGGCGTACATCCCCTACATCCACGAAGACGAGATTCCTGGGGACGCGCGTGTCCCCGACACCGACCACATCATCCGCATCCACGGCGTCCACCCGGCGGTGATGCGGCACCACTACGACCTGTACCGCGAACTCATGTACGCGCCGGGACCGCTGACGCGGCGCCAGCGCGAGCTGATCGCGGTGCGGGTGTCGGGGATCAACGGGTGCCATTACTGA
- a CDS encoding MarR family transcriptional regulator has protein sequence MTPTAPTKSRQDAALDRDARALYEALGDLVRLYQFRDRNLICCNDVSVTQCYALQALSRGGTMTLGSLARELFLDKSTASRVVETLERKGYVARSTHPDDARALEIALTARGRNLHKRIEIRLIEEERDLLAGLTPEVRRAATELIRNLARATAKRMGVSASNCCTSTGVSE, from the coding sequence GTGACTCCGACCGCACCCACAAAATCCCGGCAGGACGCCGCCCTCGATCGCGACGCCCGCGCGCTGTACGAGGCGCTGGGCGACCTGGTGCGCCTGTACCAGTTCCGCGACCGCAACCTGATCTGCTGCAACGACGTCTCGGTGACACAGTGCTACGCGCTGCAGGCACTGTCGCGGGGCGGCACCATGACCCTGGGCAGCCTGGCGCGGGAGCTGTTCCTCGACAAGAGCACGGCGAGCCGCGTGGTGGAGACGCTGGAGCGCAAAGGCTACGTGGCCCGGTCCACGCACCCCGACGACGCGCGGGCGCTGGAAATTGCGCTGACCGCGCGTGGCCGCAACCTGCACAAGAGAATCGAAATCAGGTTGATCGAGGAGGAGAGGGATCTGCTCGCCGGGCTCACACCGGAGGTAAGGCGCGCGGCCACGGAGTTGATCCGCAACCTGGCGCGCGCGACGGCGAAGCGCATGGGTGTCAGCGCTTCCAACTGCTGCACAAGCACGGGCGTGTCGGAATAG
- a CDS encoding error-prone DNA polymerase: MNRLASLAAYAPLWCKSNFSFLEGASHPDELVEEAARVGIRSLALTDRDGVYGLVRAFVKARELGVQLITGSQVTCEDGSHIVLLATDRRGYAGLCNLISAGRLRSPKGESVVRWNEVYEHAPGLIALWGGDGSLIAGVTDPVFVARDLKNAFGDRLYAMVTRHRRAEDVTVEKRLRERAARFRIPTVAATEVLYHTRARRDLQDVLTCIRHGVTLSNAGRITKPNAEHALKSPYAFASLYEDDLASVSRTEEVAARCTFSLVEIRYRYPLEALPDGSGAFEHLRQLTFAGAKERYPRERFPAGIPPESTAQLEKELRIIHELEYEGYFLTMHEIVRFCRARNILCQGRGSAANSAVCYCLGITAVDPVRMELLFERFISKERAEPPDIDLDIEHNRREEVIQWVYEKYGRTHAAMVANVVRYRARSAVREVGKVLDIPDTTVDRVARLLSHYDDVTPASLDRAGFDAETPAHRHLARLTAEIQDFPRHLSIHPGGFLLGHEPVKDLVPIENATMAGRTVIQWDKDDLESLGLFKVDLLGLGMLTVVNRAFDLLGAHHGRHLTMATVPADDEPTYAMIRRADTVGTFQIESRAQMAMLPRLKPRHYYDLVIEVSIVRPGPITGGMVHPYLRRRNGEEPVVYPHPSLEPVLKKTLGIPLFQEQVMKLAVVAADYTPGEADQLRRDMAAWRRSGRLERHREKLVSRMRARGIEEEFAERVFEQIRGFGDYGFPESHAASFALIAYVSAWLKRHYIDAFTCALLNAQPMGFYSPATLIEDARRHGLVVLPVCIRESAWDCTLERRDDSLADLGRRHPGDFGARSFAVRMGLRYVKGLASATGERILAARRAHAFASVQDVVTRAALDERARSKLAEAGAFAVLEPGRREALWQARGTRETVPIEMSGDERDVAFAELSELETVAWDYETTGHSTRGHPLGAMRARLAALSLPDARGVNTLPNGRRTRYAGLVIVRQRPSTAKGVVFMTLEDETGFVNVVLWKDVFDRYALLARTASFLGVTGKIQRESNVVHVVAESLWEPDSLRAPARARSRDFH; this comes from the coding sequence ATGAATCGCCTCGCCTCGCTCGCAGCTTACGCCCCCCTGTGGTGCAAATCCAACTTCTCCTTCCTCGAGGGCGCCAGCCACCCCGACGAACTGGTGGAGGAGGCGGCCCGTGTCGGCATCCGTTCCCTCGCCCTCACCGACCGCGACGGTGTCTACGGGCTGGTGCGCGCGTTCGTGAAGGCGCGCGAACTCGGCGTCCAGTTGATCACCGGCTCCCAGGTCACCTGCGAGGACGGTTCCCACATCGTCCTGCTCGCCACAGACCGGCGCGGCTACGCCGGTCTGTGCAACCTCATCTCCGCCGGACGCCTGCGCTCACCCAAGGGCGAGAGCGTGGTGCGCTGGAACGAGGTCTACGAGCACGCGCCGGGGCTGATTGCGCTGTGGGGCGGCGACGGCAGCCTCATTGCCGGCGTCACCGACCCCGTGTTCGTCGCGCGCGACCTGAAGAACGCGTTCGGCGACCGGCTCTACGCCATGGTCACGCGCCACCGCCGCGCGGAGGACGTCACCGTGGAGAAACGCCTCCGCGAGCGTGCCGCGCGCTTTCGCATCCCCACCGTGGCCGCAACCGAGGTGCTCTACCACACCCGCGCACGCCGCGACTTGCAGGACGTGCTCACCTGCATCCGCCACGGGGTAACACTCTCCAACGCGGGGCGCATCACCAAACCCAACGCCGAGCACGCGCTCAAGTCACCCTACGCCTTCGCGTCGCTGTACGAAGACGACCTGGCGTCCGTGTCACGCACGGAAGAAGTGGCGGCACGGTGCACGTTCTCGCTGGTGGAGATCCGCTACCGCTATCCGCTGGAGGCGCTGCCCGACGGCAGCGGCGCCTTCGAGCACCTGCGCCAGTTGACCTTCGCGGGCGCGAAGGAACGCTACCCGCGCGAACGCTTCCCCGCCGGCATTCCGCCGGAGAGCACGGCGCAACTGGAGAAGGAACTGCGCATCATCCACGAACTCGAGTACGAGGGTTACTTTCTCACCATGCACGAGATCGTGCGCTTCTGCCGCGCCCGGAACATCCTCTGCCAGGGCCGCGGCTCGGCGGCCAACTCCGCCGTCTGCTACTGCCTGGGCATCACCGCCGTCGACCCGGTGCGCATGGAACTGCTCTTCGAGCGTTTTATTTCCAAAGAACGCGCGGAGCCGCCCGACATCGACCTCGACATCGAGCACAACCGCCGCGAAGAGGTGATCCAGTGGGTGTACGAGAAATACGGGCGCACCCACGCGGCCATGGTGGCCAACGTGGTGCGCTACCGCGCGCGTTCGGCGGTGCGCGAGGTGGGCAAGGTGCTCGACATCCCCGACACCACCGTCGACCGCGTGGCGCGCCTGCTATCGCACTACGACGACGTCACCCCCGCGTCACTCGACCGCGCTGGCTTCGACGCCGAGACACCGGCGCACCGCCACCTCGCGCGTCTCACCGCCGAGATCCAGGACTTCCCGCGCCACCTCTCCATCCACCCCGGCGGTTTTTTGCTGGGCCACGAGCCGGTGAAGGACCTGGTCCCCATCGAGAACGCCACCATGGCAGGGCGCACGGTAATCCAGTGGGACAAGGACGACCTCGAGTCCCTCGGCCTGTTCAAGGTGGACCTGCTGGGGCTGGGGATGCTCACGGTGGTCAACCGCGCCTTCGATCTGCTCGGTGCCCACCACGGGCGCCACCTCACCATGGCCACGGTGCCGGCCGATGACGAACCCACCTACGCCATGATCCGCCGCGCCGACACGGTGGGCACCTTTCAGATCGAGAGCCGCGCCCAGATGGCCATGCTGCCGCGCTTGAAGCCACGCCACTATTACGATCTGGTTATTGAAGTTAGCATTGTGAGGCCCGGCCCCATCACCGGGGGCATGGTGCATCCCTACCTGCGGCGCCGAAACGGCGAAGAGCCGGTGGTCTATCCCCACCCGAGCCTCGAACCGGTGCTCAAAAAGACGCTCGGCATTCCCCTCTTCCAGGAGCAGGTGATGAAGCTCGCGGTGGTCGCGGCGGACTACACGCCGGGCGAGGCGGACCAGTTGCGCCGCGACATGGCGGCGTGGCGGCGCAGCGGGCGGCTGGAACGCCACCGCGAGAAACTGGTCTCGCGCATGCGCGCCAGGGGAATCGAGGAGGAGTTCGCCGAGCGTGTGTTCGAGCAGATCCGCGGCTTCGGCGACTACGGCTTCCCCGAGAGTCACGCGGCCAGCTTTGCGCTCATCGCCTACGTGTCCGCGTGGCTCAAGCGTCATTACATCGACGCCTTCACCTGCGCGCTCCTCAACGCACAGCCCATGGGTTTCTACTCACCCGCCACACTCATCGAAGACGCCAGACGCCACGGGCTGGTCGTGCTGCCCGTGTGCATACGCGAGAGCGCGTGGGACTGCACCCTCGAGCGCAGGGACGATTCCCTCGCCGACCTGGGGCGCCGCCACCCCGGCGACTTCGGCGCGCGTTCCTTTGCGGTGCGCATGGGGCTGCGCTACGTGAAGGGACTCGCGTCGGCCACCGGGGAGCGTATCCTCGCCGCGCGGCGCGCGCACGCCTTCGCGTCGGTGCAGGACGTGGTCACGCGGGCCGCGCTCGACGAACGCGCACGCTCAAAACTCGCCGAGGCGGGGGCGTTCGCGGTACTCGAGCCGGGACGGCGCGAAGCCCTGTGGCAGGCACGCGGCACCCGGGAAACCGTGCCCATCGAGATGTCCGGCGACGAACGCGACGTCGCCTTTGCTGAGCTCTCCGAACTGGAGACGGTGGCGTGGGACTACGAGACCACCGGCCACAGCACACGCGGGCACCCGCTGGGCGCGATGCGCGCGCGCCTGGCGGCACTCAGTCTGCCCGACGCGCGCGGCGTCAATACCCTTCCCAACGGCCGCCGCACGCGCTATGCCGGGCTGGTGATCGTACGCCAGCGCCCGTCCACGGCGAAGGGCGTCGTGTTCATGACGCTGGAGGACGAGACGGGCTTTGTGAACGTGGTGCTATGGAAGGACGTGTTCGACCGATATGCCCTGCTGGCCAGGACCGCGTCGTTCCTGGGGGTAACGGGAAAGATCCAGCGCGAATCCAATGTGGTGCACGTGGTGGCGGAATCGCTGTGGGAACCGGACTCCCTGCGCGCACCCGCGCGCGCGCGCAGCCGCGACTTTCACTGA
- a CDS encoding T9SS type A sorting domain-containing protein — MRSSPRHYTVSWIVLITTCAALAVFAPGAFTDDSTPITGAPRGWTRPAPEASSPPDFPALETSAFEAAAPDEARWINGELLAPLPTDPDLRRQALQQAAANAAATPSAPGVVHTTGAQGGSDVSLSGGRSTDDNIPHVEPYIPAEVRNGKKTWNLKLPDQFVADPQLMLGVDPESGKALNQNEQDRAITTSFAPALQHQFEGIGQTNLTPPDCDLSVGPSHVMAVVNARFAIYDKCGNNLYENNIATFVGNGTDFFFDPKVVYDIWDGRWYITCLVRNNSTLASWVILLYSDDSNPIGAWNWHYLDFRLNGGTSTNFWADYQDVGTDPNSIYISANMFNWSSPPAFQYAKLRCLDKADVLDGGGVCWWDYWSLTNPGDGSLAFSLRTSEMISYPSAYWLVNSVSYGASFMTVWKVTGATVCTGPTLTSYNMPTAAYDDPPAALQPNGTYVDCGDARLQNSVYYNSNVWAGHARRVNWSEPTDRSAVAVCQFNPNTLAVNFYVGFGAAGLYYAYPAVNFDTALNGIVAFSRAGPTENPGSRYADLANGGPWGSSALLISGNTSYTGSSDAGTLADPYRWGDYYGAALDPINYRAIWMYGEYTVNAFNWGTRVGVVSPQGPGVLSVTPSPGLVSGGLAGGPFSPSGINYTVSNTGNAPLTWSLSGVNTWNSASSTGGQLGAGGSTIVSINIDASANAFGPGIYTDAYTFADCYSGAALGRSTVLHVGADGSCDGSQLALTPGIAPPNYGADGATYERGVYITAIKDFRLCAMAYKLELSSLPRTLTARIYAANGVTRGALLATGSIAITQQGNVLHHVPISYTLQSCQDYELVFEIAGGDAWEWWSEGGITEPFDVGGAIRVRDGSLNGGAGNTALPHIEITGIAAPNPAMLSDLGGPGAPPNSAPDDNNERGIFIKALDTAQLCAFGWEADLPAGSQLTARVYRATGTVRGALVAEGTYTVPSSGLQFHDIPINYQLEEGRDYDLAVEFGVTNSWPWWDENTFAEPYDVDVFRVVDAEAFGSAINYALPHYRASWEEKTGGSPFDLRKITDVLPPPNSANQPNSEYGAFVTSNISQQVYSIGWMADVPAGQPIIANVYDATGIVRGALLSTGTVISSGPGMRWHDIPLAAPLVAGQDYDIAIQWATINELRWWSDTSGLPYTINGVITVRDGESQVYGGAGNTALIHMRMHACDENATPVLDGPQKTPFFMAAPAPNPIATSARLNFSLEEDGPVTITVYDVAGRRVQTLIDGQHTPRGWHSIDLNSSGYASGVYFLKMQSNAKSLSRKFVVVH, encoded by the coding sequence ATGCGATCATCTCCCCGGCATTACACAGTCTCATGGATTGTCCTTATAACCACCTGCGCCGCGCTCGCGGTCTTTGCGCCCGGCGCATTCACCGATGACAGCACGCCGATTACCGGCGCGCCCCGGGGGTGGACACGGCCCGCTCCGGAGGCGTCGTCACCGCCCGATTTTCCGGCTCTCGAAACGTCTGCTTTTGAGGCCGCGGCACCCGACGAGGCCCGCTGGATCAACGGCGAGCTGCTCGCACCGCTCCCCACGGATCCTGACCTCCGCCGCCAGGCGCTCCAGCAGGCGGCAGCGAATGCCGCTGCGACCCCCTCCGCTCCGGGTGTTGTACACACCACCGGTGCCCAGGGTGGCAGCGATGTTTCGCTCTCGGGCGGTCGCTCGACCGATGACAACATCCCGCACGTCGAGCCGTACATCCCGGCCGAGGTGCGCAACGGCAAGAAGACCTGGAATCTCAAGCTCCCCGATCAATTCGTCGCCGATCCGCAGCTCATGCTGGGCGTCGATCCGGAGAGCGGCAAGGCCCTGAATCAAAACGAACAGGACCGGGCCATCACCACATCGTTCGCGCCGGCGCTGCAGCACCAGTTCGAGGGCATCGGCCAGACCAACCTGACCCCGCCGGATTGCGACCTCTCGGTGGGACCCAGCCACGTGATGGCGGTCGTCAACGCGCGTTTTGCGATATACGACAAGTGCGGAAACAACCTCTACGAGAACAACATTGCCACCTTCGTTGGCAACGGCACGGATTTCTTCTTCGACCCCAAGGTTGTCTACGACATCTGGGACGGACGCTGGTACATCACCTGTCTGGTCCGCAACAATTCGACCCTGGCCTCGTGGGTCATCCTGCTCTACTCGGATGACTCCAACCCGATCGGGGCATGGAACTGGCATTACCTCGACTTCCGCCTCAACGGGGGTACCAGCACGAACTTCTGGGCCGACTATCAGGATGTTGGTACGGACCCGAACTCAATTTACATCAGCGCGAACATGTTCAACTGGTCGAGCCCGCCCGCCTTCCAGTACGCGAAGCTGCGCTGCCTCGACAAGGCGGACGTCCTGGACGGCGGTGGCGTGTGCTGGTGGGACTACTGGAGTCTGACCAACCCCGGCGACGGGAGTCTGGCCTTCTCGCTGCGAACCAGTGAGATGATCTCCTACCCGAGTGCCTACTGGCTGGTCAACTCCGTCAGCTACGGTGCGTCATTCATGACGGTATGGAAGGTCACCGGGGCCACCGTGTGCACGGGCCCCACACTGACCAGCTACAACATGCCCACAGCAGCCTACGACGATCCCCCGGCCGCGCTGCAGCCCAACGGCACCTACGTGGATTGCGGCGACGCACGCCTGCAGAACTCGGTGTACTACAACAGCAACGTGTGGGCCGGGCACGCGCGGCGCGTCAACTGGAGCGAGCCCACGGATCGATCCGCGGTTGCCGTGTGCCAGTTCAACCCCAACACGCTCGCGGTCAACTTCTACGTGGGCTTCGGGGCCGCCGGGCTCTACTACGCCTACCCCGCGGTCAACTTCGACACGGCCCTCAACGGCATCGTCGCGTTTTCCCGCGCGGGGCCGACCGAGAACCCGGGCTCGCGCTACGCGGACCTCGCCAACGGCGGTCCCTGGGGAAGCAGTGCCCTGCTCATCTCCGGCAACACCAGCTACACCGGCAGCAGCGACGCCGGCACCCTCGCCGACCCGTATCGCTGGGGTGACTACTACGGGGCCGCCCTCGACCCCATCAACTACCGCGCCATATGGATGTACGGCGAATACACGGTGAACGCCTTCAACTGGGGCACGCGCGTCGGCGTGGTGTCGCCGCAGGGCCCCGGTGTGCTGTCGGTGACGCCATCGCCCGGACTCGTATCCGGTGGCCTGGCCGGCGGTCCGTTCTCGCCTTCCGGCATCAACTATACGGTCAGTAACACGGGCAACGCCCCGCTCACCTGGTCGCTCTCCGGCGTCAACACGTGGAATTCTGCGTCGTCGACGGGCGGACAGCTCGGAGCGGGCGGGTCGACGATTGTGAGCATCAACATCGACGCCTCGGCGAACGCCTTCGGGCCGGGCATCTACACGGACGCCTACACCTTCGCCGATTGCTACAGCGGTGCGGCGCTCGGGCGCAGCACCGTGCTGCACGTGGGTGCGGATGGTTCCTGCGACGGCTCCCAGCTGGCGCTCACGCCGGGTATCGCGCCGCCCAACTACGGCGCGGACGGAGCCACCTATGAGCGCGGGGTCTACATCACCGCCATCAAGGACTTCAGACTCTGCGCGATGGCCTACAAGCTGGAGTTGTCGAGCCTGCCGCGCACGCTGACGGCGCGTATCTACGCGGCCAACGGGGTCACGCGCGGCGCGCTGCTGGCGACCGGCAGCATCGCCATCACCCAGCAGGGCAACGTGCTCCACCACGTGCCCATCAGCTACACGCTCCAGTCCTGTCAGGACTACGAACTGGTGTTCGAAATCGCCGGTGGCGATGCGTGGGAGTGGTGGAGTGAGGGCGGGATTACCGAACCGTTCGACGTGGGTGGCGCCATTCGTGTCCGCGACGGTTCCCTTAACGGTGGTGCCGGCAACACGGCGCTGCCCCACATCGAGATCACCGGCATCGCGGCACCCAACCCGGCGATGCTCAGCGACCTCGGCGGCCCCGGGGCGCCTCCGAATTCCGCCCCCGACGACAACAACGAGCGCGGCATCTTCATCAAGGCGCTCGACACCGCCCAGCTGTGTGCATTCGGGTGGGAAGCCGACCTTCCCGCCGGTTCCCAGCTGACCGCACGCGTCTACCGGGCCACCGGCACCGTCCGTGGCGCGCTGGTCGCGGAAGGAACCTACACGGTTCCGTCTTCCGGCCTCCAGTTCCACGACATCCCCATCAACTACCAGTTGGAGGAGGGCCGCGACTACGACCTCGCCGTTGAGTTCGGCGTCACCAACTCGTGGCCGTGGTGGGACGAGAACACGTTCGCGGAGCCCTACGACGTGGACGTGTTCCGGGTGGTCGATGCGGAGGCGTTTGGCTCGGCCATCAACTACGCGTTGCCCCACTACCGGGCAAGCTGGGAGGAGAAGACCGGAGGTTCGCCCTTCGATCTGCGCAAGATCACCGACGTGCTTCCCCCACCCAACAGCGCCAACCAGCCCAACTCAGAGTACGGCGCGTTCGTGACGTCCAACATCAGCCAGCAGGTCTACAGCATCGGCTGGATGGCGGACGTTCCTGCCGGCCAGCCCATCATCGCCAACGTGTACGATGCAACCGGCATCGTGCGCGGCGCGCTCCTCAGCACGGGTACCGTGATCTCGTCGGGTCCCGGCATGCGCTGGCACGACATTCCGCTGGCGGCACCGCTGGTGGCGGGCCAGGACTACGACATCGCCATCCAGTGGGCAACTATCAACGAGTTGCGCTGGTGGAGCGACACCTCCGGGTTGCCGTACACCATCAACGGCGTCATCACGGTTCGTGACGGCGAGTCCCAGGTGTATGGCGGCGCCGGCAACACCGCACTCATCCACATGCGCATGCACGCGTGCGATGAAAACGCGACACCGGTGCTGGACGGGCCGCAGAAGACACCGTTCTTCATGGCGGCGCCCGCACCCAACCCGATTGCCACCTCGGCTCGGCTGAACTTCTCGCTGGAGGAGGACGGTCCGGTGACGATCACCGTCTACGACGTGGCGGGACGCCGCGTACAGACCCTGATCGACGGTCAGCATACGCCGCGGGGATGGCACAGCATCGACCTCAACTCGAGCGGGTACGCCAGCGGCGTGTACTTCCTCAAGATGCAGTCGAACGCAAAATCGCTGTCGCGCAAGTTCGTGGTCGTGCACTGA
- a CDS encoding arsenite methyltransferase, which yields MRAVVRDRYAQAARQVSSRGSTSCCGGGGADAGPITANLYSLDETTGLPEAAVLASLGCGNPTLLAELREGETVLDLGSGGGIDVLLSARRVGATGFAYGIDMTDEMLALARENQRKAGVSNVEFRKGEIEALPMADGSVDVVISNCVINLSADKRRVLQEAFRVLKPGGRFAVSDIVVRREMPAQIRRNAELWSGCVAGALEEWTYRDLLKEAGFVEIEVVPTRIYSRDDARAIAIGSAIGDDVLDAVDDAFMSAFVRATRPLT from the coding sequence ATCCGGGCCGTGGTGCGCGACCGCTATGCGCAGGCCGCGCGCCAGGTATCGAGCCGGGGGAGCACGTCGTGCTGCGGTGGCGGGGGAGCGGACGCGGGGCCCATTACCGCCAACCTGTACTCGCTCGACGAGACCACCGGGCTCCCGGAGGCGGCGGTGCTCGCATCGCTGGGATGCGGCAATCCCACCCTGCTCGCCGAACTGCGCGAGGGAGAAACCGTGCTGGACCTGGGCTCTGGCGGCGGCATCGACGTGCTGCTCTCAGCCAGGCGCGTTGGCGCCACCGGCTTCGCGTACGGCATCGATATGACGGATGAAATGCTCGCCCTCGCGCGCGAGAACCAGCGCAAGGCCGGGGTGAGCAACGTGGAGTTCCGCAAGGGTGAGATCGAGGCGTTGCCGATGGCCGATGGCAGCGTGGACGTGGTCATCTCCAACTGTGTCATCAACCTGTCCGCGGACAAGCGCCGCGTGTTGCAGGAGGCGTTCCGGGTGCTGAAACCGGGCGGGCGCTTTGCGGTGAGCGATATCGTGGTGCGCCGGGAGATGCCGGCCCAGATCCGTCGCAACGCCGAACTGTGGAGCGGTTGCGTGGCAGGCGCGCTCGAGGAGTGGACGTACCGGGACCTTTTGAAGGAAGCCGGCTTCGTGGAGATCGAGGTGGTGCCGACGCGCATCTACTCCCGTGACGACGCAAGGGCCATCGCCATCGGCTCGGCAATCGGAGATGACGTGCTGGACGCGGTGGATGACGCCTTTATGAGCGCCTTCGTGCGCGCCACCAGACCGCTTACGTAA
- a CDS encoding SDR family oxidoreductase, producing MTILVTGATGYIGGRLVPALLAAGHRVRCLARDPARLAGRRWVDRVEIVAGDVLHRESLDACMRGVDAAYYLVHSMGSGAGFHERDVLAARNFGAAAAAGGVSRIIYLGGLGDSTTALSAHLRSRQETGVTLGEAGVPVTEFRAAVIVGSGSLSFEMIRYLAERVPVMICPRWVYTRTQPIAIDDVVDYLVAALSSSESAGRVVEIGGADVVTYGEMMTGYARARGLRRVLLPVPVLTPRLSSYWVHIVTPVPSVIARPLVEGLRSEVVVRDTSARSLFPSIVPMDYDRAVRLALSQLDANRVESSWSDALMTSQGDRPPLVLSTREGMIMERRQARVAAAPRDAFLNFASLGGRRGWLFWNWSWRLRGVVDRLLGGVGMRRGRRDPVDVRVGDALDFWRVEAVEAGRLLRLRAEMKLPGRAWLEFEAKPDDTGTTLVQTAFFAPRGLGGLIYWYGLYPVHRIIFRGLLRALVATSR from the coding sequence ATGACGATCCTGGTAACCGGTGCCACGGGCTACATCGGGGGGCGCCTGGTGCCCGCACTGCTGGCGGCGGGACACCGCGTGCGTTGCCTCGCGCGGGATCCCGCGCGGCTGGCTGGCCGGCGCTGGGTGGATCGCGTGGAGATCGTCGCCGGCGACGTTCTCCACCGGGAGTCACTGGACGCGTGCATGCGGGGTGTGGACGCGGCCTACTACCTGGTTCACAGCATGGGCAGCGGGGCGGGATTTCACGAGCGCGACGTGCTGGCGGCGCGCAACTTCGGAGCCGCCGCGGCCGCGGGTGGGGTGAGCCGGATCATCTACCTGGGCGGGCTCGGAGACAGCACCACGGCCCTGTCCGCGCACCTTCGCTCGCGTCAGGAAACGGGGGTTACGCTGGGTGAGGCCGGCGTGCCGGTGACGGAGTTTCGCGCCGCGGTCATTGTCGGCTCGGGAAGCCTGTCATTTGAGATGATCCGCTACCTGGCCGAGCGCGTGCCGGTGATGATCTGTCCGCGCTGGGTCTATACGCGTACGCAGCCGATCGCGATTGACGACGTGGTGGACTACCTGGTGGCGGCGTTGTCGAGCAGCGAGTCGGCCGGGCGCGTGGTCGAAATCGGCGGGGCCGACGTGGTTACCTACGGTGAGATGATGACCGGCTACGCGCGCGCGCGGGGTCTGCGGCGGGTACTGCTCCCGGTGCCGGTGCTTACGCCGCGCCTGTCGTCGTACTGGGTGCACATCGTGACGCCGGTCCCGTCGGTAATCGCGCGGCCACTGGTGGAGGGGCTGCGCAGTGAGGTCGTGGTGCGGGACACATCGGCCCGAAGCCTCTTCCCATCGATCGTGCCCATGGACTACGACCGCGCGGTGCGCCTGGCGCTTTCGCAACTGGATGCGAACCGCGTTGAGTCGTCGTGGAGCGACGCCCTGATGACCTCGCAGGGGGACCGGCCGCCGCTGGTCCTCAGCACGCGCGAGGGCATGATCATGGAGCGCCGGCAGGCGCGTGTGGCCGCCGCGCCGCGGGACGCATTCCTGAACTTCGCAAGTCTGGGCGGTCGACGCGGCTGGCTGTTCTGGAACTGGTCGTGGCGGTTGCGGGGCGTGGTGGATCGCCTGCTGGGTGGTGTCGGGATGCGTCGCGGCAGGCGCGATCCTGTGGACGTCCGCGTCGGGGATGCGCTCGATTTCTGGCGCGTGGAGGCCGTTGAGGCCGGCAGGTTGCTGCGGCTGCGCGCCGAGATGAAGCTGCCGGGACGCGCCTGGCTCGAGTTCGAGGCGAAACCGGACGACACCGGGACCACACTGGTACAGACCGCGTTCTTTGCGCCGCGGGGACTGGGCGGGCTCATCTACTGGTACGGTCTCTATCCCGTACACCGCATCATCTTCCGCGGTCTGCTGCGCGCACTGGTTGCCACCTCGCGCTGA